Proteins from one Rhodothermales bacterium genomic window:
- the ccoS gene encoding cbb3-type cytochrome oxidase assembly protein CcoS gives MTVFYVLVPLALLLAGAGVLAFRWAVRDGQFDDVETPALRILLDDEPAPPRRPDASEPFDSRPDSR, from the coding sequence ATGACCGTCTTCTACGTCCTCGTCCCCCTCGCGCTGCTGCTCGCCGGCGCCGGCGTGCTCGCCTTCCGGTGGGCCGTCCGCGACGGGCAGTTCGACGACGTCGAGACGCCCGCTCTCCGCATCCTCCTCGACGACGAGCCCGCGCCGCCGCGACGCCCCGACGCTTCCGAGCCGTTCGATTCCCGCCCCGATTCCCGCTGA
- the hemN gene encoding oxygen-independent coproporphyrinogen III oxidase — MTFDFDLARRMSRPGPRYTSYPTAPHFHDGFGPDDYGAALDRLRDEPDRPLSLYTHVLFCAKLCHYCGCHMRVTDRPEPVERYRAYLERELDLVAERVGEGQLVRQIHWGGGTPTTLGPAGIERLMAHTRRRFTVAADAEVGLEADPRTLTRAHLEAARRAGFNRLSFGVQSFDPVVQEAIGRVQPFEQVRQATEWARALGFEGLSFDLIYGLPHQTPERFARTLDLAASLEPDRLSVFGYAHVPWMKKHQRLIDAEALPDAEARLRLYALAFDALTARGYRHVGMDHFARPGDPLCQAQDAGTLHRNFQGYATHADCALLGFGASAIGGFGRVYAQNEKGLAAYYAALDAGRLPVARGLRLSDEDVLRRHVITRLMCDFALDKRAVEARFGIDFDRHFADALDALAALEAEGVVVLGPDRIVVPERGRPFVRNAAMAFDAYLDRAEATAAPRYSQTV, encoded by the coding sequence ATGACGTTCGACTTCGACCTCGCCCGCCGGATGAGCCGGCCTGGCCCGCGCTACACGAGCTACCCGACTGCGCCGCACTTCCACGACGGCTTCGGCCCCGACGACTACGGGGCCGCGCTCGACCGGCTGCGCGACGAGCCCGACCGCCCGCTCTCGCTTTACACCCACGTGCTGTTCTGCGCGAAGCTGTGCCATTACTGCGGCTGCCACATGCGCGTGACCGACCGGCCCGAGCCCGTCGAGCGCTACCGCGCGTACCTCGAACGCGAGCTCGACCTCGTCGCCGAGCGCGTCGGTGAGGGCCAGCTCGTCCGCCAGATCCACTGGGGCGGCGGCACGCCGACGACGCTCGGCCCGGCCGGGATCGAACGGCTGATGGCCCACACCCGCCGCCGCTTCACCGTCGCCGCCGACGCCGAGGTCGGGCTCGAAGCCGACCCGCGGACGCTCACGCGCGCGCACCTCGAAGCGGCCCGCCGCGCCGGCTTCAACCGGCTCAGCTTCGGCGTGCAGAGCTTCGACCCCGTGGTGCAGGAGGCGATCGGCCGCGTGCAGCCGTTCGAGCAGGTTCGGCAGGCGACGGAATGGGCGCGGGCGCTCGGGTTCGAGGGGCTCTCGTTCGACCTCATCTACGGGCTCCCGCACCAGACGCCGGAGCGGTTCGCGCGGACGCTCGACCTCGCGGCGTCGCTCGAGCCGGACCGCCTCAGCGTGTTCGGCTACGCCCACGTGCCGTGGATGAAGAAGCACCAGCGGCTCATCGACGCGGAGGCGCTGCCCGACGCCGAAGCCCGGCTGCGGCTCTACGCCCTCGCCTTCGACGCGCTCACCGCGCGCGGCTACCGCCACGTCGGCATGGACCACTTCGCGCGACCCGGCGACCCGCTCTGCCAGGCGCAGGACGCCGGCACGCTCCACCGCAACTTCCAGGGCTACGCGACGCACGCCGACTGCGCGCTCCTCGGCTTCGGCGCTTCCGCGATCGGCGGTTTCGGCCGGGTCTACGCCCAGAATGAGAAGGGGCTCGCCGCGTACTACGCCGCGCTCGATGCCGGCCGCCTGCCCGTCGCCCGGGGCCTCAGGCTCTCCGACGAGGACGTGCTGCGCCGCCACGTCATCACCCGGCTGATGTGCGACTTCGCTCTTGACAAGCGCGCCGTCGAAGCCCGCTTCGGGATCGACTTCGACCGGCACTTCGCGGATGCGCTCGACGCCCTCGCGGCGCTCGAAGCCGAGGGTGTCGTCGTGCTCGGCCCGGACCGGATCGTCGTGCCCGAGCGGGGGCGGCCCTTCGTCCGCAACGCCGCGATGGCCTTCGACGCCTACCTCGACCGCGCCGAGGCGACCGCCGCGCCGCGCTACTCCCAGACCGTCTGA